The Mycteria americana isolate JAX WOST 10 ecotype Jacksonville Zoo and Gardens chromosome 29, USCA_MyAme_1.0, whole genome shotgun sequence sequence TGGCAGTGACTTGTTGCTGAGACCGTgccatggtttagccccagtcggcaactaagccccacccagccgctcgctcaccctcaaCCCCCAGtacgatgggggagagaatcagcagagtaaaagaaagaaaactcctgggttgagataagaacggtttaataattgaaataaaaattttttaaaaataaataatgatataaataatggtaataaatagttaattattgttattttaatattatagtAATTATTATATAGtaataattatataatatattaatatattatacaaattatattaatatcttatataaattatattaatataatataacaatgtaataattataattatactactatatattatatattattatattattatattatattatagtaatatattatattaatatattctattatattaaacattatttatatcattatattaataattatatgATATAATGCATAATGATAATGAAACCgatactactaaaaaaaaaaattgtaatgaaaagtaaaacaacaagaaagagagagagaaataaatcccaggaaataaaaccaagtgatgcaaccactcaccacccaccaactgcaGCACAGACCAGCAACTGAGGCAAGAACATTGCTACTGCCCTTGCGCTGGTGGAAGAGGTGAAGCTGCGAGTCCCCAGCATGGGGAAGGTCCTTTCTCCATCACCTGCATCACATCAGAGCTTGGGGCTTGCTGCAGAGATATGGCCGGTGCTGTGAGCAGCTCGAACTCCTGAGATCGCGGTCATTTAGGAACAAACAAGGTCCTTGGCCCTGCACCAGGATCCTGCAACAAGAAGGGAAGACACCGCTGGTACTGTCGGGTTAGCTGGGGTCCCCTCAAGCACCAGGAGACAAGGGCTGCCCGCAAGGGACAGTCCCAGCAGACACGGCCCACCAAGCCCCTGCTCGCGATGGGACCCACGTGTCATTGAAGCTGCTGCCGTCCACCCACTGCAGGCGCTCGCCCTGTCTCCGCAGCCCAAGCCAGTAATCAATGTTGCCCTTGAGGCGCAAGAGAAACTCCTGGGGAGGAACGAGAGAAGCCAACAGTCAggagccgctgccagccccacgtGAGTCACCGTCCCAGCCCCACGCTGGTCCCTGCTGGCCTCGCAGGCAGTCCCAGCCCCTCACCGATGCCACTGgcccagggacagcagcagctccctcccaacGGCTGCTCCAACAAGCTCCAGAGGCTTCCGATGCAGCTCACCAGCCCGGCCAGCGGCgttgctcctgctctgccagagctctcCCCTGCTCGGGGTCCAGCCGAGCACTGCCGGTGGGCAGACGCATCCTGGGCTCCACGCCGCATCCCGCGCCCCCCTGCCTCCAaggcccagggcagagctgcatctctgtcCCTACAGGCACCTCTCGCCTGCCCAGCACCAACACCCAACCCAGACCCCTCCTTTCACCCCCACGCAGCCACAACAGCCCCTCGCTCACCTTTTCCCAGTCCCTCTTGAACACAGCCAGCGAGGCCCCGCATGAGGAGCACTGCTCCTGGCTccactcccagctcccctcctccctggagAGGTAGTAGCAGACATTGCGGTACCCAACCCAGTCGTCGGGACACGGCAGCACCTGAGCCACGGGCAGACCTGCATTCCCTTCACACCTTCCTgcgggagagggaaggggagaaggtcaGAGGATTCCGCTCCACAGGGACCAGGGGACCCAGCTCCatggggcagggaagaaggaggcagCCCCAGGATCCCCCCCCACAGGGATCCCCAATTTGCTGGCAGGGACCTACAGGGAGCAGACACCCCAGGGGTTAACAGCCTGCCCCATGGCACggctgggggtgtccctgctgctccccaggacccccggcacagggcaggggcacagccagcctgagggCCTGGCCCCACACGCTCCCCCCACCAGCCTGGGCCTCACACACCCACGCCTGACccagcctggaggggaaggggccgcatACAGCCTGGCCCTGCgcaggctgggctgccagcaCCACACACAGCTCTGCACCGAGGGAACGGACAGAGGCAGCTGCTCCACCCTTACCTGATACTACAGCAAGAGCCAGGACCAAAGCCAGCACCAGAGCCACAAGCGCAGCCAGCACCAGGACCCGCGCTGCATGGAGCCTGCACCATTtgcctggaggaggaaaaagccactCGCAGTGAGGACGGCGCTGTCCCGGAGCAGGCACGGCCCTCGCGTCCCCTCCAACCCCAacacaagctgcccagggaacaCAGGAGGGACCCCCCAGCCCATTCCCCCCACTCACACACACAGCTGGCTGCAAGAAAGCCAAGGGACAGTCACACACACCAGGGACAAGGCTCTCACGCTGCACACATCGGGGGATAACCTGCAGCAGGAGACCTGCCAAAGAtctgggggggaggaagggtgtCTGCGGCAGAACACCCAACGAGGACCGAGCAGAAGATGAGCCCTTTCCAGagagctggaagaagcctcacactTGCCAGCCCCACTCCTTGGGGGGTGACACTGCCCCAGGGACACTGTCCCCTCCCTACAGGCCACAGGGCTGGCCCTGCACTCACCCAGAAATCTTCTGTGCATTCTTCTGTCTGCATCCCCAGGCACCTCTGGGTGGGGGGATGCCCCTCCATCCTGGGGACTCAGGGGCTCCTCCACATTCCCATCGCTGGAGCAGAATCCATTCCTCTGCTCTTGTCCCATGGCACACTGACAAGTGGAAACTCTTCGCTTGCACCAAGCAGGACCTTGCACCCAAGGCACCACCACTGCAGGCAAAGCCTGTGTCAAGCCAGGCTCAGATACAGTTTAACCTCCACTGGCCCTGTGGTGGGGGCCTGGTCAGGCTCAGGAAGGCGATGCCAGCAcactcctgccctgtccctgctccccctgtgacactgcagcctgtccccagcacccagccagcaccTGGGGACACAAGGGCAGCGTCAGCAAGCTCAGGGACCGGCCCTCggcccccagcagagccagcaccctccccaccaccctgcacgCACCCTTCCCAGACAGCCCCCAGGGCACTCGCTGCCTGGGAACATCCCCCTGCCaccactctgctccctgctccacaaCCGGTGGGGGCCCAGGCACCGGAATAGGGGGGGCAGGGCCCCCCCAACACATCTGCCGAGCCCTCCTCCGCTCACCACAGCTGCTGGacaccaccagccccagcaccccacactgGGGCAGGGGCCACACCTTGAGCCAACAAGGAGCCAACAAGGGGCTGGAAACTCAGTCACCCTGGGGGCCATGGGATGGAGGGGGCCTGAGCAAAGCTTCTTACGGGGTGCTTAGGGCACCCTGAAGTCAGGCCTGAAGTCAGGGCAAGGGAGGGAGCAAGGCAGATCAGGGAGGAAAACATACAGGCCATTActttgggttgtttggtttttttttggtgctggCAAGGAGCTCAGTGCCAATGGGAGCACAGAGCgaggaaaggcagaagcagcCACTTTCCTCAGCGGCCACACAGGATGGAAGCACCATCACCCACAGAGAGGGGAGGGAACGGGGTCTACCCAGCAGGACAAGGCACCGCAGCAGCCTCCAGACACCGCTGCAGCGCAGTGAACAGGAAAGGGCAAGAAGAGTGGCCTACGGACGGCAGCGCGTTTGGAGGATGATGTAATACTCGAGGACCTGGAGGTTTGGGAGAAGGCCGCAGAAGAACAGCCAAAGAGGCAAGACGATGTGGGGTGGTGAACCCCAAAGTGCTGTGACCATGGTGGCATATAAAGCAGAACAGCCAAGGCGGACGTCCTTACAGGACGGAAAGGTGCCAGGGGAGCACCAAACAGAAGCTGGAACCATCACTCTTGATCAAAACGGGGGTAGGGAACTGGTCCTGGGAGGAGGAATAATTCTTCCAAACCCCAAAGACAGACAGGACACCTTTTCTCTATTATCTTTCAAGACACACACTGGTTGACAAATGCCAGGACCAGGAGGATACAAACCCCCAGAGTATCCCCCATGGCTTTGCTCAGTAAGCACCCAGACCGCCTGCCCTTAACGGGCAAGGTAAGTACGATTAAGGCATTGCTCCCAATGGGGTTATGGGCTGGGGCCCCTCAGCAGCTCCCGTGCTGGGAAGCTGAAGGGTGGACAAGGAAAGGagccctccccaggacccctgcaGACAGAAACCACAACTACCCACAGCTGCTGGAGAACAGGCTCCTTCTGAGCATTCACATACCAGCGCCTGGAAAATTCCGGCTGCTGGCACAGGACAGGGACAGCACAGGCTGAGCCCGCCCAAGGGATCACGCTGCTCACCCGAGGTGCTGGGGACCAGCgcctgccgtgctgctgtccGTAATGGTTCACAACACCGACTGACTCACATGGCACCGTGCCCGGCACGGTGAGGGGACCACAGAAGAGAGAAGCCGCAAATGGCCGCTCCTTCATCGACACCAGCAGGGAAGAAACGCCATCACCCATGGACgcaggggggacacagggagggcGAGCCTTTCACCCTCAGGTGAGGGtgaaagtttttgagaaagggaagaaaatagtccaaatcctcctcaAAGCccgttttgccataaaacaaagtcagctcaagggacctgcacaggagatccagtttgtaggaataagatggcaagatggacatcgtcagatcccaatggatgtgatcaacaaaataacagctgtgtcctcaccaactagcaaaaaggaaacacaagctttcttagccgttgtgggtttttggagaatgcatgttccaaattacagtctgatcgtaagccctctctatcgagtcacccagaagaagaacgatttcaaatggggccctgagcaacgacaagccttcgaacaaattaaacaggagatataGTTCATGcagcagtagcccttgggccagcccgggcagggcagatgtaaaaaatgtgctctacaccgcagccagggagaatggccctacccggagcctctggcagaaagcaccaggggagaatcgaggtcgacccctagggttttggagtcggggatacagaggatccaaggcccgctatactccacctgaaaaagagatattggcagcacaCGAAGGAGtacgagctgcttcggaagtggctgacactgaagcacagctcctcctggcaccctgactgctggtgctgggctggatgttcaaagggagggtcccctccacacatcatgcaaccgatactacgtggagtaagtgggtagGTGGGGAGAATGGcccactgagagcaatgggtgctgggacttTCAAACCTTGGGATACACATgcagcaaaagccacctggttagtcaacactaggggatctgccagtcgagctggccctgcccagtcaaaacttttcacgtactgtagaaggggatacaGTCCCTGTAGTGcccataaaaaatatgctggggaagacagtccgggttactcctgcctcgggcaaaggcaaacccattcgtgggattgcttttgctcaaggacctgggtgcacttggtgggtaatgccaaaggatggggaagtccgctgtgtacctcaaggggatttgatctggggtgagaatagccaatgaactaaaagATATGGTGTTAATTGCTGTATAacactgtatgtcatcactactagGGTTGCTATATGCCTGTGGCATTAAAAGTTACTGTGGcattacaaataggagtctgaggtgcggctggggggggaaaccctcccattgagtcacgaggttcagacaggacccccttgctttctaaactccttctgagaggagtctaggtgcggctaagtccagtcttagtctcagacttggtcaacggtttattttctaaggactgtatatgtagccactcatcagagtcagCATTTGCCTGCCAGAGCCCTCCcaagggctttcactgaaacagcttcgcaaagttgattaaggcaacAGCGTTAAAGTAATTTGGCAGCATTATAAGTCTGGTCGCATTCAGTGTAACTGAACTCTCACGATTACGGATGCACAAATAACGTGATACACCTTCAGTCTAGTCGCATtccatgaactaccacggccacacGTAGAGAGTCTGGTTGCATTCAATGAGAACTatcacggctagattaatgaagagtgcagtttgtTAGAGCAACAGTTACACAGGTTCTTTTgaattactggtgataaattcacggTCTGCCAAGtccgtgcaaataccaagagtatgagtaataccgccggctacaaacgcgttaaaagatataaagcgatgcgggggaagagaggctcagcccgtcgactgatcccagaagtcagagtggtacgtgatggtatcttccctaacattctctctctcttaagctgttttatactattttttatctttcaggtgcagcttgagtgactctagtcagacatacctttgttaggattggtgtaaagttttcttgcttcccttttaaaggtataaactagaaaaattcaaagcacaagctcagtgagggatGGTTGCACCTTgtaggcgggtagcttttgggatggaggtgtgttttggtattataacaatgttataatgagcaaagttcaccaaaaggacagcattttgtcaagaacatgacagactgttggcccagggtagcaagtACGCAGCTTATTGGAAAGGGTAgcacctgggcatgacgtagatggtagaGAATAAGGGGtggctactgtcctggtttcggctgggatagagttagtagctgctatagtgctgtgttttggatttaggatgagaataaggttgataacacactgatgttttagttgctgctaagtaatgttCACACGTACAAGGACTCctcagctgcccatgctctgccaggtgcccaagaagctgggagggggcacagccaggacagttgatccaaaccggccaaagggctattccataggcTATACCAtaggccaaagggctattccataccataggacgtcatgctcggTAGAGAACCTGcgaggagttggccgggggcagcgatcgctgctcggggactggctgggcgccAGTCAGCGAGTGGTGAGCGATTGcgtcacttgggtttttttttcccctgggttttgtttctctcttttgttgttatccttttcattacaaattattattattattattattattattattattattaatattttcctctttttcccaattattaaactgttcttttctcaacccacgacttttcttacttttgctcttccgattctctccctcgtCCCACCGCGACGCGGGAGGATAAGCGAGCGGCTGGCCGAGTTGCCggctgaagctaaaccacgacacacgcCTTTCACCACAgccgc is a genomic window containing:
- the LOC142421383 gene encoding C-type lectin domain family 2 member F-like gives rise to the protein MFTGGVCQRRTVAAVWDWLSSSPFLDPARGLVEGRAGCARLFKGGRGPSLPSALLVAVRAAGASGSARSPAEAASAELGAGRSAVVVPWVQGPAWCKRRVSTCQCAMGQEQRNGFCSSDGNVEEPLSPQDGGASPHPEVPGDADRRMHRRFLGKWCRLHAARVLVLAALVALVLALVLALAVVSGRCEGNAGLPVAQVLPCPDDWVGYRNVCYYLSREEGSWEWSQEQCSSCGASLAVFKRDWEKEFLLRLKGNIDYWLGLRRQGERLQWVDGSSFNDTILVQGQGPCLFLNDRDLRSSSCSQHRPYLCSKPQALM